A stretch of the Ochrobactrum sp. BTU1 genome encodes the following:
- the rpsH gene encoding 30S ribosomal protein S8, which produces MSVSDPIGDMLTRIRNAVGRKKTKVSTPASKLRARVLDVLQSEGYIRGYTQSEFVNGKAEIEIELKYYEGVPVIRELTRVSKPGRRVYVSVKSIPQVANGLGISILSTPKGVMADHEAREQNVGGELLCRIF; this is translated from the coding sequence ATGTCTGTGTCAGATCCTATCGGCGATATGCTGACCCGTATCCGCAACGCAGTTGGCCGCAAGAAGACCAAGGTTTCGACCCCGGCTTCGAAGCTGCGCGCTCGCGTACTGGATGTTCTTCAGTCTGAAGGTTACATCCGCGGATACACGCAGAGTGAATTCGTGAACGGCAAAGCCGAGATCGAAATCGAACTGAAGTATTATGAAGGCGTTCCAGTCATTCGTGAACTGACCCGCGTTTCGAAGCCTGGCCGTCGCGTTTACGTGTCGGTTAAGTCGATCCCGCAGGTTGCGAATGGCCTTGGCATCTCGATCCTGTCCACCCCTAAGGGTGTGATGGCTGATCATGAAGCTCGTGAACAAAACGTTGGTGGTGAGCTGCTCTGCCGCATCTTCTGA
- the rpsN gene encoding 30S ribosomal protein S14, which translates to MAKTSAVENNKRREKLVKRHAEKRARLKAIVMDQSLPLDERFRATIQLAELPRNSAKVRIRNRCEVSGRPRGYYRKLKMSRIALRQLGSLGQIPGIVKSSW; encoded by the coding sequence ATGGCCAAGACTAGCGCAGTCGAAAACAACAAGCGCCGCGAAAAGTTGGTTAAGCGTCATGCTGAAAAGCGTGCACGTCTGAAGGCGATCGTAATGGATCAGAGCCTTCCGCTGGATGAGCGTTTCCGCGCTACTATCCAGCTCGCCGAACTGCCGCGCAATTCTGCTAAGGTCCGTATTCGCAATCGTTGCGAAGTTTCGGGTCGCCCGCGTGGTTATTACCGTAAACTGAAGATGTCGCGTATTGCGCTTCGCCAGTTGGGTTCGCTTGGACAGATTCCAGGCATAGTTAAGTCGAGCTGGTAA
- the rplE gene encoding 50S ribosomal protein L5 — protein sequence MAEAKALPRFKKVYLDTIRKALLEEFKYDNEMQIPRITKVVLNMGVGEATSDSKKPAVAAEDLGLIAGQKAVITRARNSIATFKLREDMPIGTKVTLRADRMYEFLDRLITIALPRVRDFRGLNPKSFDGRGNFAMGIKEHIVFPEINYDKVDQIWGMDIIVCTTAKTDDEARALLRAFNFPFRQ from the coding sequence ATGGCTGAAGCTAAGGCACTTCCACGCTTCAAGAAAGTTTATCTGGATACGATCCGCAAGGCTCTTCTTGAAGAATTCAAATATGACAACGAGATGCAGATCCCACGCATCACCAAAGTTGTTCTCAATATGGGCGTCGGCGAAGCGACTTCTGATTCGAAGAAGCCAGCTGTTGCAGCAGAAGATCTGGGCTTGATTGCCGGTCAGAAGGCTGTCATTACTCGCGCCCGTAATTCGATCGCGACCTTCAAGTTGCGTGAAGACATGCCAATCGGTACGAAGGTAACTCTTCGTGCGGACCGCATGTACGAATTCCTTGATCGTCTGATCACGATTGCGCTTCCGCGCGTTCGAGATTTCCGCGGTCTGAATCCGAAGAGCTTTGATGGCCGCGGCAACTTCGCCATGGGTATTAAGGAACACATCGTGTTTCCAGAAATCAACTACGATAAAGTTGATCAGATCTGGGGCATGGACATCATCGTTTGCACGACCGCTAAGACGGATGATGAAGCCCGCGCTCTTCTGCGCGCCTTCAACTTCCCGTTCCGGCAGTAA
- the rplX gene encoding 50S ribosomal protein L24: protein MQKIRKGDSVVVLSGKDKGRTGEVLQVMPKDDKAVVRGINVVKRHQRQTQTQEAGIISKEAPIHLSNLAVADPKDGKPTRVGFRVEDGKKVRVAKRSGAVI from the coding sequence ATGCAAAAGATTCGCAAAGGCGACAGCGTTGTCGTGCTGTCCGGTAAGGACAAGGGCCGTACAGGCGAAGTTCTTCAGGTTATGCCTAAGGACGACAAAGCCGTTGTTCGTGGCATTAATGTTGTGAAGCGTCATCAGCGCCAGACACAGACTCAGGAAGCCGGCATCATCTCGAAAGAGGCGCCGATTCATTTGTCGAACCTGGCAGTTGCTGATCCTAAGGACGGCAAGCCGACTCGCGTTGGTTTCCGCGTTGAGGACGGCAAGAAGGTTCGCGTCGCAAAGCGTTCGGGAGCAGTGATCTGA
- the rplN gene encoding 50S ribosomal protein L14, whose protein sequence is MIQMQTNLDVADNSGARRVMCIKVLGGSKRRYASVGDIIVVSIKEAIPRGRVKKGDVMKAVVVRTAKDIRRADGSVIRFDNNAAVLIDNKKEPIGTRIFGPVPRELRAKSHMKIISLAPEVL, encoded by the coding sequence ATGATTCAGATGCAAACAAACCTCGACGTGGCGGATAACTCCGGCGCACGTCGTGTCATGTGCATCAAGGTGCTGGGCGGCTCGAAGCGGCGTTATGCTTCCGTTGGCGACATCATTGTGGTGTCGATCAAGGAAGCTATTCCGCGCGGCCGCGTCAAAAAAGGTGACGTGATGAAGGCGGTGGTCGTACGGACCGCCAAGGACATCCGTCGCGCAGACGGTAGCGTTATTCGTTTCGATAATAACGCAGCTGTTCTCATCGATAACAAGAAAGAGCCTATCGGCACGCGTATCTTCGGACCGGTTCCGCGCGAACTTCGCGCAAAGAGCCACATGAAGATCATTTCGCTGGCTCCGGAAGTTCTGTAA
- the rpsQ gene encoding 30S ribosomal protein S17 — translation MPKRVLQGVVVSDKNDKTVVVKVERRYSHPLLQKTVRQSKKYKAHDENNQFKIGDQVSIEESKPISKDKRWVVLSNVTAG, via the coding sequence ATGCCTAAACGCGTTCTGCAGGGCGTTGTCGTCAGCGACAAAAACGATAAGACTGTTGTGGTTAAGGTTGAGCGTCGCTATTCGCACCCGCTCCTCCAGAAGACCGTTCGCCAGTCGAAGAAGTATAAGGCGCACGACGAAAACAACCAGTTCAAGATTGGTGATCAGGTTTCTATCGAAGAATCCAAGCCAATTTCGAAGGACAAACGCTGGGTCGTTCTTTCGAACGTAACAGCGGGCTAA
- the rpmC gene encoding 50S ribosomal protein L29, translating to MKAADVRAKSLDQMNDELGALKKEQFNLRFQKATGQLEKTARVKQVRRDIARIKTIARQKAAESKA from the coding sequence ATGAAAGCCGCAGACGTTCGGGCCAAAAGCCTCGATCAGATGAACGATGAGTTGGGCGCCCTGAAGAAAGAGCAGTTTAATCTGCGCTTTCAGAAGGCAACCGGCCAGCTCGAAAAAACCGCGCGCGTGAAGCAGGTTCGCCGTGACATTGCGCGTATTAAGACCATCGCCCGCCAGAAGGCGGCCGAAAGCAAGGCATAA
- the rplP gene encoding 50S ribosomal protein L16: MMQPKRTKFRKQFKGRIHGNSKGGTDLNFGAFGLKAVEPDRVTARQIEAARRAITRHMKRAGRVWIRIFPDLPVTSKPTEVRMGKGKGSVDYWACRVAPGRIMFELDGVPEDVAREALRLGAAKLSVKTRFIQRIAE; the protein is encoded by the coding sequence ATGATGCAGCCTAAGCGCACCAAGTTCCGTAAGCAGTTCAAGGGCCGTATTCACGGCAACTCGAAGGGCGGTACGGACCTTAATTTCGGTGCATTCGGTTTGAAGGCCGTTGAGCCTGACCGCGTCACAGCACGACAGATCGAAGCGGCTCGCCGCGCGATCACCCGTCACATGAAGCGTGCCGGTCGTGTATGGATCCGTATCTTCCCGGATCTGCCAGTAACATCGAAGCCTACCGAAGTCCGTATGGGTAAAGGTAAGGGTTCAGTTGACTACTGGGCATGCCGCGTAGCACCAGGTCGTATAATGTTTGAGCTTGACGGCGTACCCGAAGATGTGGCACGCGAAGCCCTGAGACTCGGCGCTGCAAAGTTGTCGGTCAAGACGCGCTTCATTCAGCGCATCGCAGAGTAA
- the rpsC gene encoding 30S ribosomal protein S3 yields MGQKINPIGLRLGINRTWDSRWYANTGEYGKLLHEDVKIREYLKSELKQAAISKIVIERPHKKCRVTIHSARPGIIIGKKGADIEKLRKKLSEMTNSDASLNIVEVRKPEVDATLIAQSIAQQLERRVAFRRAMKRAVQSAMRLGAEGIRINCSGRLGGAEIARMEWYREGRVPLHTLRADIDYGTAEAQTAYGICGVKVWVFKGEILEHDPMASERRAVEGDNQGSQQNRRRENA; encoded by the coding sequence ATGGGCCAGAAGATTAATCCAATCGGTCTTCGTCTCGGCATCAACCGCACCTGGGATTCGCGTTGGTACGCGAATACCGGTGAGTACGGCAAGCTTCTGCATGAAGACGTGAAGATTCGCGAATATCTTAAGAGCGAACTTAAGCAGGCTGCGATCTCCAAGATCGTAATCGAGCGTCCGCACAAGAAGTGCCGCGTGACGATTCACTCGGCTCGTCCGGGTATCATCATCGGCAAGAAGGGTGCAGACATCGAAAAGCTTCGCAAGAAGCTTTCCGAGATGACGAATTCCGATGCGTCGCTCAACATTGTTGAAGTTCGCAAGCCGGAAGTCGATGCTACGCTGATCGCTCAGTCGATCGCTCAGCAGCTCGAACGCCGTGTGGCATTCCGTCGCGCCATGAAGCGTGCTGTTCAGTCAGCAATGCGTCTGGGTGCGGAAGGTATTCGTATCAACTGCTCCGGCCGTCTGGGTGGCGCTGAAATCGCACGTATGGAATGGTACCGCGAAGGCCGCGTTCCTCTTCACACGCTGCGTGCTGATATCGACTACGGTACAGCAGAAGCGCAGACCGCTTACGGCATCTGCGGCGTGAAGGTTTGGGTATTCAAGGGCGAAATCCTTGAGCACGACCCAATGGCTTCTGAACGTCGTGCGGTTGAGGGTGACAATCAGGGTTCCCAGCAGAACCGCCGCCGCGAAAACGCTTAA
- the rplV gene encoding 50S ribosomal protein L22, translated as MGKAKAPRQLKDNEAKAVARTLRVSPQKLNLVAALIRGKKVNAALADLTFSRKRIAETVKKTLESAIANAENNHDLDVDALIVAEAYVGKSIVMKRFHVRGRGKASRIEKPFSHLTIVVREVAEKGEAA; from the coding sequence ATGGGCAAGGCCAAGGCTCCCCGCCAGCTTAAGGATAACGAGGCGAAAGCCGTCGCCCGTACGCTTCGCGTCAGCCCGCAGAAGCTTAATCTTGTCGCGGCATTGATCCGCGGTAAGAAAGTAAATGCGGCACTTGCTGATCTGACGTTCTCGCGCAAGCGGATCGCGGAAACAGTGAAAAAGACGCTCGAATCGGCTATCGCCAACGCAGAGAACAATCATGATCTCGATGTTGACGCGCTGATCGTTGCTGAAGCTTATGTCGGCAAATCCATTGTCATGAAGCGTTTCCACGTTCGTGGACGTGGTAAGGCAAGCCGCATCGAAAAGCCGTTTTCGCATCTCACCATTGTTGTCCGCGAAGTTGCGGAAAAAGGGGAGGCCGCATAA
- the rpsS gene encoding 30S ribosomal protein S19, producing MARSVWKGPFVDGYLLKKAEKVREGGRSEVIKMWSRRSTILPQFVGLTFGVYNGNKHVPVSISEEMVGHKFGEFAPTRTYYGHGADKKAKRK from the coding sequence GTGGCTCGTTCAGTTTGGAAAGGTCCGTTCGTCGATGGCTATCTTCTCAAGAAAGCTGAGAAGGTACGCGAGGGCGGTCGTAGTGAAGTCATCAAGATGTGGAGCCGTCGCTCCACTATCTTGCCGCAGTTCGTTGGCCTGACCTTCGGTGTTTATAACGGCAACAAGCATGTGCCGGTATCGATCTCCGAAGAAATGGTTGGACACAAGTTCGGTGAATTCGCGCCGACACGTACCTATTACGGTCACGGCGCGGACAAGAAGGCAAAGAGGAAGTAA
- the rplB gene encoding 50S ribosomal protein L2, whose product MALKHFNPTTPGQRQLVIVDRSELYKGKPVKSLTEGLSKKGGRNNTGRITVRFQGGGHKRSYRFVDFKRRKHDVVATVERLEYDPNRTAFIALIRYEDGELSYILAPQRLAAGDKVISGQSVDVKPGNAMPLSSMPVGTIIHNVEMKPGKGGQIARSAGAYAQLVGRDQGMAILRLNSGEQRLVPGACFATVGAVSNPEHSNINDGKAGRSVWRGKRPHVRGVAMNPVDHPHGGGEGRTSGGRHPVTPWGKPTKGKKTRSNKATDKFIMRSRHQRKK is encoded by the coding sequence ATGGCACTCAAGCACTTTAATCCGACCACGCCAGGCCAGCGTCAGCTGGTCATCGTGGACCGTTCGGAACTCTACAAGGGCAAGCCGGTCAAGTCCCTGACCGAAGGTCTGTCCAAGAAGGGTGGCCGTAACAACACCGGTCGTATCACTGTTCGCTTTCAGGGCGGTGGTCACAAGCGTTCTTACCGTTTTGTTGACTTCAAGCGTCGTAAGCACGACGTCGTCGCTACGGTTGAACGCCTGGAATACGATCCAAACCGCACCGCGTTTATCGCGCTGATCCGCTATGAAGACGGCGAGCTGAGCTACATTCTGGCTCCGCAGCGTCTGGCAGCCGGCGACAAGGTCATTTCCGGCCAGTCCGTCGACGTTAAGCCAGGCAATGCAATGCCGCTTTCGTCGATGCCTGTTGGTACGATTATCCACAACGTGGAAATGAAGCCAGGCAAGGGCGGCCAGATTGCTCGTTCGGCTGGTGCATATGCACAGCTCGTCGGACGTGACCAGGGTATGGCTATCCTGCGTCTCAATTCTGGTGAACAGCGTCTGGTTCCAGGTGCATGTTTCGCAACGGTTGGCGCAGTTTCCAACCCAGAGCATAGCAACATCAATGACGGTAAGGCCGGTCGTTCGGTCTGGCGCGGTAAGCGTCCTCACGTTCGCGGTGTTGCAATGAACCCAGTTGACCACCCGCATGGTGGTGGTGAAGGCCGCACTTCCGGTGGTCGTCATCCGGTCACGCCTTGGGGCAAGCCTACGAAGGGTAAGAAGACCCGTTCGAATAAGGCGACCGATAAGTTCATCATGCGCTCGCGTCATCAGCGCAAGAAGTAA
- a CDS encoding 50S ribosomal protein L23 — MTDLRHYDVIVSPVITEKSTLVSEHNQVVFNVARKATKPEIKAAIEALFGVKVKAVNTTVRKGKVKRFRGIVGRQSDVKKAIVTLAEGQSIDVSTGL, encoded by the coding sequence ATGACCGATCTTCGCCATTATGACGTGATCGTCAGCCCAGTTATTACTGAGAAGTCGACCCTTGTTTCCGAACATAACCAGGTCGTCTTCAACGTAGCTCGCAAGGCGACGAAGCCGGAAATCAAGGCTGCAATCGAGGCGCTTTTTGGCGTCAAGGTAAAGGCCGTTAACACCACTGTGCGCAAAGGCAAGGTGAAGCGGTTCCGCGGCATTGTCGGGCGCCAGAGCGATGTCAAGAAAGCGATCGTTACTTTGGCTGAAGGCCAGAGCATCGACGTTTCGACAGGTCTCTGA
- the rplD gene encoding 50S ribosomal protein L4 has translation MDLTITTLEGKDAGKVKLNEEIFGLDPRDDILQRVVRWQLARRQQGSHDAKGRSDISRTGSKMYKQKGTGRARHHSARAPQFRGGGQAHGPVVRTHDHDLPKKVRALGLRHALSAKAKASDLIIIDDLAASEAKTKQLVSQFAKLGLENALLIGGAEIDVNFQRAASNIPNIDVLPVQGINVYDILRRGKLVLSKAAVEALEERFK, from the coding sequence ATGGATCTCACGATTACAACTCTTGAAGGCAAGGATGCCGGCAAGGTCAAGCTGAACGAAGAAATCTTCGGCCTCGACCCACGCGACGACATTCTTCAGCGCGTCGTGCGCTGGCAGCTGGCTCGCCGCCAGCAGGGCTCTCATGATGCCAAGGGCCGCAGCGACATCAGCCGCACCGGTTCGAAGATGTACAAGCAGAAGGGTACGGGTCGCGCTCGTCACCATTCGGCTCGTGCACCGCAGTTCCGGGGCGGTGGTCAGGCTCACGGACCAGTAGTCCGTACGCATGATCATGATCTGCCAAAGAAGGTTCGCGCTCTCGGCTTGCGTCATGCTCTGTCGGCTAAGGCTAAGGCATCCGACCTGATCATCATCGATGATCTGGCTGCCTCTGAAGCCAAGACAAAGCAGCTTGTTTCGCAGTTCGCAAAGCTCGGTCTTGAGAATGCACTCCTCATCGGTGGTGCAGAGATCGACGTGAACTTCCAGCGCGCTGCTTCGAACATCCCGAACATCGATGTTCTGCCAGTACAGGGCATCAATGTTTACGACATCCTGCGTCGTGGCAAGCTCGTGCTTTCCAAGGCAGCTGTCGAAGCCCTCGAGGAGCGTTTTAAATGA
- the rplC gene encoding 50S ribosomal protein L3, which translates to MRSGVIAQKLGMTRVYNDAGEHVPVTVLRMEDCHVVAQRTVEKNGYTAVQLGVGLAKVKNTTKALRGHFAKAEVEPKAKVAEFRVSPDNLLEVGSEILAEHFVAGQKVDVTGTSIGKGFAGVMKRHNFAGHRASHGNSVTHRAHGSTGQRQDPGKVFKGKKMAGHMGQTRVTTQNIEVVSTDSDRGLILVRGAVPGSKGAWILVRDAVKVSLPENAPKPAALRSSANNAAADAVATEGAE; encoded by the coding sequence ATGCGTTCAGGTGTTATTGCACAGAAGCTGGGCATGACCCGCGTCTATAACGACGCTGGCGAACATGTACCAGTGACAGTTCTCCGCATGGAAGACTGCCACGTGGTAGCTCAGCGTACAGTTGAAAAAAACGGTTATACGGCTGTTCAGCTTGGCGTTGGACTTGCCAAGGTAAAGAACACAACTAAGGCTCTGCGCGGTCATTTCGCGAAGGCTGAAGTTGAGCCTAAGGCGAAAGTAGCGGAATTCCGCGTTTCGCCGGATAACCTTCTCGAAGTAGGCTCGGAGATTCTTGCCGAGCATTTCGTCGCCGGCCAGAAGGTCGATGTGACGGGCACTTCTATCGGTAAAGGTTTTGCCGGTGTTATGAAGCGCCACAACTTTGCTGGTCATCGTGCTTCGCACGGTAACTCAGTTACCCACCGCGCTCACGGCTCGACCGGTCAGCGTCAGGATCCGGGTAAGGTGTTCAAGGGCAAGAAGATGGCTGGTCACATGGGTCAAACCCGCGTGACGACGCAGAACATCGAAGTTGTCTCTACAGATAGCGATCGTGGCCTTATTCTGGTTCGCGGCGCGGTTCCTGGCTCCAAGGGTGCCTGGATCCTCGTTCGTGATGCAGTCAAGGTTTCGCTGCCTGAGAATGCACCTAAGCCGGCTGCCCTGCGTTCAAGCGCAAACAATGCAGCTGCGGATGCAGTCGCGACTGAGGGAGCCGAATAA
- the rpsJ gene encoding 30S ribosomal protein S10: MNGQNIRIRLKAFDHRILDASTREIVSTAKRTGANVRGPIPLPTRIEKFTVNRSPHIDKKSREQFEMRTHKRLLDIVDPTPQTVDALMKLDLSAGVDVEIKL, from the coding sequence ATGAACGGTCAAAACATCCGCATTCGCCTCAAGGCGTTTGATCATCGGATCCTTGACGCTTCGACGCGGGAAATCGTGTCGACTGCCAAGCGTACCGGTGCCAACGTGCGCGGACCGATCCCACTTCCAACGCGGATCGAAAAGTTCACAGTTAACCGGTCGCCGCACATCGACAAGAAGAGCCGCGAGCAGTTCGAGATGCGCACGCACAAGCGTCTTCTCGATATCGTTGACCCAACTCCACAGACTGTAGACGCGCTGATGAAGCTCGATCTGTCTGCCGGTGTTGATGTCGAGATCAAGCTTTAA